A stretch of Brassica napus cultivar Da-Ae chromosome C6, Da-Ae, whole genome shotgun sequence DNA encodes these proteins:
- the LOC106405954 gene encoding putative ABC transporter C family member 15, giving the protein MSMPFGSAAQMGLTQWLQLNSPCMKEHISITMQLAFLAFFVIHFAWKRLGAVRNRGGNDIEEDLKKQSFSYKLSLLCSVSIFGTHCFILLLLFQNSTVPQCDSSVSVFSAEISQALSWLIVSVYVMKIKKWRLIEFPWMLRTWWLCSFILSLTFTAHFITAKDEPLEFRDYADLTCLVASLFLLTVSIRGKTGLQFLESSEVTEPLLLCSETEQIKKKSSSFSPYGNATLFQRITFSWINPLFSLGYKKPLEKDDVPNIYVKDSAQTCSQAFDKNLKTTIEQEGPGRAFFYKSVLRFVWKKAAINALFAVVNASTAYIGPYLINDFVVFLTKKQDQSLNYGYLLALGFLSAKIVETVTQRQWIFGARQLGMRLRAALISHIYQKGLLLSSQSRQSHTSGEIINYMSVDVQRITDFIWYVNNIWMLPIQISAAIFILQKHLGLGAVAALVTTLMVMACNYPLTRIQRTYQSDIMNAKDERMKATSEILKNMKILKLQAWDNQFLNKVKRLRKKEYDCLWKSLRLQAFTTFILWGAPSLISVVTFVTCMLIGVKLTSGAVLSALATFQMLQSPIFGLPDLLSALVQSKVSADRIASYLQQSETQKDAVEYLSKDDTELSVEIENGAFSWEPEASRPTLDEIELRVKTGMKVAICGAVGSGKSSLLSSILGEIQKLRGTVRVSGKQAYVPQSPWILTGTIRDNILFGSIYESEKYERTVKACALIKDFELFSNGDMTEIGERGINMSGGQKQRIQIARAVYQDADVYLLDDPFSAVDAHTGRQLFEECLMGILKEKTVLYVTHQVEFLPAADLILVMQNGRVMQAGKFQELLKQNIGFEVLVGAHNEALDSILSIEKSSRNFKEEAKDEDDTSAIAESLQTQRDSEHNISTENKKKEAKLVQDEETEKGVIGKEVYLAYLRTVKGGLLVPIIILAQSCFQMLQIASNYWMAWTAPPTAESKPKMSMDKILLVYALLAAGSSLCVLARTILVAIGGLSTAEKFFSRMLCSIFRAPMSFFDSTPTGRILNRVSTDQSVLDLEMAIKLGWCAFSIIQIVGTIFVMSQVAWQVCVIFIPVAVACVFYQRYYTPTARELSRMSGVERAPILHHFAESLAGATTIRAFDQRDRFISSNLTLIDNHSRPWFHVASAMEWLSFRLNLLSHFVFAFSLVLLVTLPEGVINPSIAGLGVTYGLSLNVLQATVIWNICNAENKMISVERILQYSKIPSEAPLVVDAHKPLDNWPNVGSIVFRDLQVRYAEHFPAVLKNITCEFPGGKKIGVVGRTGSGKSTLIQALFRIVEPSHGTIVIDNVDITKIGLHDLRSRLGIIPQDPALFDGTVRVNLDPLAQYTDQELWEALDKCQLGDVLRAKDEKLNATVVENGDNWSVGQRQLVCLGRVLLKKSNILVLDEATASVDSATDGVIQKIITQEFKDRTVVTIAHRIHTVIESDLVLVLSDGRIAEFDSPAKLLEREDSFFSKLIKEYSMRSKHFTGSNNLLS; this is encoded by the exons ATGTCCATGCCCTTTGGTTCCGCAG CACAGATGGGTTTAACGCAATGGCTCCAGCTAAACTCGCCTTGTATGAAGGAACATATAAGCATCACTATGCAACTGGCCTTCCTCGCTTTCTTTGTGATTCATTTCGCATGGAAACGGCTTGGTGCAGTGAGAAACAGAGGAGGTAATGATATAGAAGAAGACTTGAAGAAACAGAGCTTCTCTTACAAACTCTCCCTTCTCTGTTCTGTTTCCATCTTCGGGACTCATTGCTTCATCTTGCTTCTTCTGTTTCAAAACAGCACGGTGCCCCAGTGTGATTCCTCTGTTTCTGTTTTCTCCGCTGAGATCTCACAAGCTCTCTCGTGGCTTATCGTCTCTGTTTATGTGATGAAGATAAAAAAATGGAGACTTATAGAGTTTCCTTGGATGTTAAGAACATGGTGGCTCTGTAGTTTCATCTTATCCTTAACCTTCACTGCTCATTTCATAACCGCGAAAGACGAGCCTCTCGAGTTTAGGGACTATGCTGACTTGACTTGTCTTGTTGCATCCTTGTTCTTGCTTACTGTCTCAATCAGAGGGAAGACCGGTTTACAATTTCTGGAATCCAGCGAAGTCACAGAGCCGTTACTACTCTGTTCCGAAACAGAGCAAATCAAGAAGAAGAGCTCTTCTTTTTCTCCGTACGGAAACGCAACTCTCTTCCAACGCATCACTTTCTCATGGATCAACCCTCTGTTCTCCCTCGGATACAAGAAGCCTCTCGAAAAAGACGACGTACCGAACATCTACGTGAAAGACTCAGCCCAAACTTGCTCTCAAGCCTTTGACAAGAACCTGAAGACCACCATAGAGCAAGAAGGACCAGGGAGAGCCTTCTTCTACAAGTCGGTTCTTCGATTCGTCTGGAAGAAAGCAGCCATCAACGCGCTTTTCGCAGTCGTAAACGCCAGCACAGCTTACATTGGACCGTACCTCATCAACGACTTTGTTGTCTTCTTAACCAAGAAACAAGACCAGAGCTTAAACTACGGTTACCTTCTTGCACTAGGCTTCTTAAGCGCCAAGATCGTCGAGACAGTCACTCAAAGACAGTGGATCTTCGGAGCTCGCCAGCTAGGAATGCGCTTACGAGCAGCTTTGATATCACATATCTACCAAAAGGGTTTACTGTTATCTAGCCAGTCTCGGCAAAGCCACACGAGCGGAGAGATCATCAACTACATGAGTGTAGATGTTCAGAGAATCACTGACTTCATCTGGTATGTAAACAACATATGGATGTTGCCTATCCAAATCTCCGCGGCGATTTTCATCTTGCAGAAGCATCTGGGACTAGGAGCTGTGGCTGCATTGGTCACAACTTTGATGGTGATGGCTTGCAACTACCCCTTGACAAGGATTCAGAGAACTTACCAGTCAGATATCATGAATGCTAAAGATGAGAGGATGAAAGCAACTTCAGAGATTCTTAAGAACATGAAGATTCTGAAGCTTCAGGCATGGGATAATCAGTTTCTCAACAAGGTTAAGagattgagaaagaaagagtaTGATTGTCTGTGGAAGTCTTTGAGGTTGCAAGCTTTCACAACTTTTATACTCTGGGGAGCTCCTTCTTTGATCTCTGTGGTGACTTTTGTTACTTGCATGCTCATTGGAGTGAAGCTAACATCTGGTGCAGTCTTATCTGCTCTTGCAACGTTTCAAATGTTGCAAAGTCCGATTTTTGGTTTGCCTGATCTCCTCTCTGCTCTAGTTCAAAGCAAGGTTTCTGCGGATAGGATCGCTTCTTACCTTCAACAAAGTGAGACTCAGAAAGATGCAGTTGAGTATCTTTCAAAGGATGATACTGAGCTGAGTGTTGAGATTGAAAACGGTGCATTCAGCTGGGAGCCTGAAGCAAGCAGACCAACTCTAGATGAGATAGAACTGAGAGTTAAGACAGGAATGAAAGTGGCGATTTGCGGAGCGGTAGGATCAGGAAAGTCAAGCTTGCTATCATCGATCTTAGGGGAGATTCAGAAGCTGAGAGGAACAGTTAGAGTCAGTGGCAAGCAAGCTTATGTTCCTCAGTCACCGTGGATACTAACCGGGACTATAAGAGATAACATTCTGTTTGGAAGCATCTATGAAAGTGAGAAGTATGAGAGAACTGTTAAAGCATGTGCTTTGATAAAGGACTTTGAGCTGTTCTCTAATGGAGACATGACAGAGATTGGAGAGAGAGGGATCAACATGAGTGGTGGTCAGAAGCAAAGGATACAGATTGCTAGGGCGGTTTATCAAGATGCTGATGTATATCTGCTTGATGATCCTTTTAGTGCTGTTGATGCTCATACAGGAAGACAACTCTTTGAA GAGTGTTTAATGGGGATACTGAAAGAGAAGACAGTACTTTATGTTACACATCAAGTTGAGTTTCTTCCAGCAGCAGATCTCATTCTC GTGATGCAAAATGGAAGAGTAATGCAAGCAGGAAAGTTCCAAGAGCTTTTAAAGCAAAACATAGGTTTTGAAGTTCTTGTTGGAGCTCATAACGAAGCTCTTGATTCAATCCTATCAATTGAGAAGTCAAGCAGGAACTTCAAAGAGGAAGCCAAAGATGAAGATGATACATCAGCCATTGCAGAGAGCCTTCAGACACAGCGCGACTCAGAGCATAACATCTCAACAgagaacaaaaagaaagaagcaaAGCTAGTTCAAGATGAGGAGACAGAGAAAGGAGTGATTGGGAAAGAAGTTTACTTAGCGTATTTGAGAACTGTTAAAGGAGGATTGCTTGTGCCGATCATAATCTTGGCTCAGTCTTGCTTCCAAATGCTGCAGATTGCTAGCAATTACTGGATGGCATGGACTGCTCCTCCTACTGctgaatcaaaaccaaaaatgaGTATGGATAAGATTTTACTCGTTTACGCGCTTCTTGCTGCAGGAAGTTCACTTTGTGTGTTGGCAAGGACGATTCTAGTAGCTATCGGTGGACTTTCAACAGCAGAGAAGTTCTTTTCAAGGATGCTTTGCAGCATTTTCAGAGCTCCTATGTCATTTTTTGATTCAACTCCAACAGGAAGAATCTTGAACAGA GTATCCACAGATCAAAGTGTTTTGGATTTGGAAATGGCAATAAAACTAGGTTGGTGTGCCTTCTCAATCATTCAGATCGTTGGAACTATCTTCGTCATGTCTCAAGTTGCTTGGCAAGTTTGTGTCATCTTCATTCCAGTAGCAGTAGCCTGCGTGTTTTATCAG agatattacacaccaacagcaAGAGAACTGTCACGCATGTCAGGAGTAGAAAGAGCTCCTATCCTTCACCATTTCGCTGAATCTCTTGCTGGTGCAACAACAATACGTGCATTTGATCAGAGAGATCGCTTCATCAGCTCAAACCTTACTCTTATTGACAACCATTCAAGGCCATGGTTCCATGTTGCTTCAGCAATGGAATGGCTTTCCTTCAGATTGAATCTGCTTTCTCATTTTGTATTTGCTTTTTCGTTGGTGTTGCTTGTGACTCTCCCTGAAGGTGTAATCAATCCAA GTATTGCTGGTCTTGGAGTCACATATGGCTTAAGTCTGAATGTATTACAAGCCACAGTAATATGGAACATATGCAATGCAGAAAACAAAATGATCTCTGTAGAAAGAATTCTCCAATACTCCAAAATCCCCAGTGAGGCACCATTAGTAGTTGATGCTCATAAGCCTCTTGATAACTGGCCAAATGTTGGATCAATTGTCTTCAGAGACCTACAG GTCCGGTATGCAGAACACTTCCCAGCTGTCCTGAAGAACATCACTTGTGAGTTTCCTGGAGGGAAAAAGATTGGAGTTGTGGGAAGAACAGGAAGCGGCAAATCGACTTTGATTCAGGCACTGTTTAGGATTGTTGAGCCAAGTCATGGAACCATAGTCATTGATAACGTGGATATTACCAAGATAGGTTTGCATGATCTGAGATCAAGACTTGGGATCATTCCTCAAGATCCAGCACTGTTTGATGGAACAGTCAGAGTGAATCTAGACCCTctagctcagtacacagatcaggAACTATGGGAG GCGCTTGACAAGTGCCAACTAGGAGATGTTCTGCGTGCAAAAGATGAGAAGCTGAACGCTACAG TGGTTGAGAATGGTGATAACTGGAGTGTAGGGCAGAGACAGTTAGTGTGTCTAGGGAGGGTGTTGTTGAAGAAGAGCAACATTCTAGTGCTTGATGAGGCAACTGCTTCAGTTGATTCTGCAACAGATGGTGTGATACAGAAAATCATCACTCAAGAGTTTAAAGATCGAACAGTTGTGACTATAGCTCACAGAATCCATACAGTGATTGAGAGTGATCTTGTTCTGGTTCTTAGTGACG GACGAATAGCAGAGTTTGACTCACCTGCAAAACTGCTAGAGAGGGAAGATTCTTTCTTCTCCAAACTAATAAAGGAGTATTCAATGAGATCTAAACACTTCACTGGCTCAAATAATCTTCTCAGCTGA
- the LOC106403844 gene encoding beta-glucosidase 16, translating into MRSEGLVFMLLITSAYVGVFAKNHSSRPKLRRSDFPQGFIFGCATSAYQCEGAAHEDGRGPSIWDTFSEKFPEKIMGGSNGSIADDSYNLYKEDVNFLHQIGFDAYRFSISWSRILPCGDLKGGINQAGIDYYNNLINHLLSKGVKPYVTIFHWDLPEALQHTYGGFLGAEIVNDFRDYAELCFQKFGDRVKHWTTLNEPFSVVHNGFTTGQEAPGRCSSFANPNCTGGDGASEPYIVGHNFLLAHGAAVNIYREKYQAIQKGEIGIALNTVWHYPYSDSYADKLAAARATAFTFDYFVEPIVYGKYPTEMVNHVKDGRLPTFTPEESSMLKGSYDFIGINYYSSSYVKDVPCATENITMSTDACVSIVGERNGVPLGPTAGSDWLLIYPKGIRDLLLHVKFKFDDPVLYITENGVDEASIGEIFLNDDLRID; encoded by the exons atgAGAAGTGAAGGTCTCGTCTTTATGTTGCTCATTACTTCGGCCTACGTTGGAGTTTTCGCCAAGAATCATTCCTCAAGACCTAAACTGAGAAGAAGTGATTTCCCACAAGGTTTCATTTTTGGATGTGCTACTTCTGCGTATCAG TGTGAAGGTGCTGCTCATGAAGATGGTAGAGGACCAAGTATCTGGGACACCTTTTCTGAAAAGTTTCcag AGAAGATAATGGGTGGTAGTAATGGGTCCATTGCTGATGATTCTTACAACCTTTACAAG GAAGATGTGAATTTTCTGCATCAAATTGGCTTTGATGCTTACCGATTTTCAATCTCTTGGTCACGGATTTTGCCTT GTGGGGATTTAAAAGGAGGTATCAACCAGGCTGGAATCGACTATTACAACAACTTGATTAATCACCTTCTGTCTAAAG GAGTGAAGCCATATGTCACAATCTTTCACTGGGACTTACCAGAAGCACTTCAACATACTTACGGTGGCTTCCTAGGAGCAGAGATCGT GAATGATTTCCGGGACTATGCGGAACTCTGTTTCCAGAAGTTTGGAGATAGAGTGAAGCATTGGACGACATTAAACGAGCCATTTTCAGTGGTACACAATGGTTTTACAACTGGCCAAGAGGCACCTGGAAGGTGTTCCAGTTTCGCTAATCCTAATTGCACCGGTGGTGATGGAGCCAGCGAGCCTTACATCGTCGGCCATAACTTCCTCCTCGCTCATGGAGCCGCCGTCAATATCTACAGAGAAAAGTATCAG GCGATTCAGAAAGGTGAAATTGGCATCGCCTTAAACACAGTATGGCACTACCCTTACTCAGATTCATATGCTGACAAATTAGCTGCGGCTCGAGCCACGGCCTTCACCTTCGACTACTTCGTGGAGCCAATTGTCTATGGCAAATACCCGACCGAAATGGTCAACCATGTGAAAGATGGTCGTCTTCCTACATTTACACCAGAAGAGTCCTCCATGCTCAAAGGATCATATGATTTCATAGGCATTAATTATTACTCGTCTTCTTACGTCAAAGACGTGCCATGTGCAACTGAAAACATCACCATGTCCACTGATGCTTGCGTCAGCATCGTAG GTGAACGAAATGGAGTACCTCTCGGTCCAACG GCTGGCTCGGATTGGCTTTTGATATACCCTAAGGGTATTCGTGATCTTCTACTACATGTCAAATTCAAATTCGATGATCCTGTCTTGTACATAACAGAAAACG GAGTGGATGAAGCTAGCATTGGAGAAATCTTTCTTAATGATGACTTGAGAATTGACTAG
- the LOC106405573 gene encoding VQ motif-containing protein 18 produces MVRNSMKAEYDLDHFPHQSFYGDNSRTLVPMNKNSQIITKIKPKIRIIHIFAPEIINTDVKNFRTLVQSLTGKPEITKTGSKKKITRTNIPAPPPPLQESSPEHTAEPVNSFIGSHVVKEEWGSCSNTNTYFDLDGLIDLDEENNMFSSRWFDLQEQ; encoded by the coding sequence atGGTGAGAAATTCAATGAAGGCTGAGTACGATCTTGATCATTTTCCTCATCAAAGCTTCTATGGAGATAATTCAAGAACTTTGGTTCCTATGAACAAGAACTCCCAAATAATCACCAAGATCAAGCCTAAGATCCGTATCATCCATATATTTGCACCGGAGATTATCAACACTGACGTCAAGAACTTCCGTACACTCGTCCAAAGTCTAACCGGAAAACCGGAGATCACCAAAACGGGTTCTAAGAAAAAGATAACGAGAACAAATATTCCTGCGCCACCGCCTCCACTTCAAGAATCCAGCCCAGAACATACGGCAGAGCCGGTCAACAGTTTCATAGGGAGCCACGTGGTGAAGGAAGAATGGGGATCATGTTCAAACACAAACACTTACTTTGATTTAGATGGTTTGATTGATCTTGACGAAGAGAACAACATGTTTTCAAGTCGATGGTTTGATCTTCAAGAGCAATAA